The following proteins come from a genomic window of Loxodonta africana isolate mLoxAfr1 chromosome 19, mLoxAfr1.hap2, whole genome shotgun sequence:
- the BRF2 gene encoding transcription factor IIIB 50 kDa subunit — MPGGRRCPDCDSTELVEDSHYSQSQLVCSDCGCVITEGVLTTTFADEGHLREVTYSQSTGENEQVSRSQQRGLRRVRDLCRVLQLPSTFEDTAVAYYQQAYRHSGIRAARLQKKEVLVGCCVLITCRQHNWPLTMGTICTLIYADLDVFSGTYMQIVKLLGLDVPSLCLADLVKTYCSSFRLFQASPSVPAKYVEDKEKMLSRTLQLVELANETWLVTGRHPLPVITAATFLAWQSLQPSGRLTCSLARFCKLANVDLPYPATSRLQELLAVLLQMAEQLAWLQILKLNKRSVVKHIGDLLQHRHTLVHKAFRDGTAEMEACEREVQGQRQGEEEVGDSSLDLPVRKRSASPALLLPPCMLKPPKQLRPTPPVCTVTGDENISDSEIEQYLRTPEEVRDFQRAQAAGQAAKSS, encoded by the exons ATGCCAGGCGGACGCCGCTGCCCCGACTGCGACTCCACCGAGCTCGTGGAGGACTCCCACTATTCTCAGAGCCAGCTAGTGTGCTCCGACTGCGGCTGCGTGATCACCGAGGGAGTCCTTACCACCACCTTCGCAGACGAGGGTCACCTCCGAG AGGTAACATATTCCCAAAGCACAGGAGAAAATGAGCAAGTTAGTCGCAGCCAGCAACGAG GTCTCCGCCGAGTGAGAGATCTTTGTCGAGTTCTGCAGTTGCCATCAACATTCGAGGACACAGCAGTTGCCTACTACCAACAGGCGTACCGGCACTCTGGCATTCGTGCTGCCCGGCTGCAGAAGAAGGAGGTGTTGGTTGGATGCTGTGTCTTAATTACCTGCCGGCAGCATAACTGGCCCCTAACCATGGGCACCATCTGCACCCTGATATATGCTGATTTGGATGTGTTTTCCGGTACCTACATGCAGATAGTGAAGCTTCTGGGGCTGGATGTACCATCTCTGTGCTTGGCAGACCTAGTGAAGACCTACTGTAGCAG CTTCAGACTGTTCCAAGCCTCCCCGTCTGTGCCAGCCAAATACGTGGAAGACAAAGAGAAGATGCTATCACGAACGTTGCAGCTAGTGGAGTTAGCGAATGAGACGTGGCTGGTGACCGGAAGACACCCTTTGCCTGTCATCACTGCTGCTACTTTCCTGGCCTGGCAGTCGCTGCAGCCTTCAGGACGTCTGACGTGTTCCCTTGCCCGATTCTGTAAATTGGCAAATGTGGACCTGCCCTACCCTGCCACGTCCCGCCTGCAGGAGCTGCTGGCTGTGCTGCTACAGATGGCTGAGCAGCTGGCTTGGTTGCAGATCCTGAAACTCAACAAACGGTCCGTGGTGAAACACATCGGGGACCTTCTCCAGCACCGCCACACCCTGGTCCACAAGGCCTTTCGGGATGGAACAGCAGAGATGGAGGCCTGTGAGAGGGAGGTGCAGGGGCAGAGACAGGGAGAAGAGGAGGTGGGGGATAGTTCCTTAGATTTGCCTGTGCGGAAGCGATCGGCTAGTCCTGCCCTTCTCCTCCCACCCTGCATGCTGAAGCCCCCAAAGCAGCTCCGACCCACACCACCGGTCTGCACAGTCACTGGAGATGAGAATATTTCTGATAGTGAAATAGAGCAGTATCTGCGTACCCCTGAGGAAGTTAGGGACTTTCAGAGAGCCCAAGCCGCTGGACAGGCTGCCAAGTCTTCCTAA